The Streptomyces sp. NBC_01275 genome has a segment encoding these proteins:
- a CDS encoding DUF397 domain-containing protein encodes MAAGIVQDRTDNAVPDLTPPETGASLTRPHRQQPRPARAALPDSPQAPTSDSGGDQGERPEVAHGHAGMPVRDSKAVTGPALVFSAGGWAAFVGAVRDGRVSS; translated from the coding sequence ATGGCGGCGGGAATCGTACAGGACAGGACTGACAATGCCGTTCCCGATTTGACTCCGCCCGAGACGGGTGCATCGCTCACGCGTCCCCACCGGCAACAGCCTCGACCCGCCCGAGCCGCGCTCCCCGACTCTCCGCAAGCGCCGACGTCAGACAGCGGCGGCGACCAGGGCGAACGCCCCGAAGTAGCCCATGGCCACGCCGGCATGCCCGTCCGCGACAGCAAAGCCGTGACCGGTCCGGCGCTGGTCTTCTCGGCGGGCGGCTGGGCCGCGTTCGTCGGGGCCGTGCGGGACGGGCGTGTCAGTAGCTGA